The segment ATGAATTCAAAATTAAATCTAGAACGACTTTGCCGTCCATTTCTCCCGTTACCTCGTTCATTGCCCGTTCGGGGTGTGGCATCATACCGGCGATTTTAAAGTCGGCCGAACAAATTCCCGCGATATCGTCTAAACTGCCGTTCGGATTTTCGCCGGCATACAGGAAAAGAATCCGGCCCTCTTCCTTCAATTGTTTACGTACTTCTTCCGAGGCAAAATAACAACCGTCACCGTGAGCGATCGGAACTCTCAGTACCTGATTTTCCGGAAGTTTACCGGTGATCTTATTCGCGCTGGAAGCCTTTTTTAGACCGACGGTCTTGCAAACGTATTTTAGATTTCGATTGCGGATCAAAGCTCCCGGCAAATAGCCCGCTTCGGCTAAAATTTGAAACCCATTACAAATTCCGAATAGTTTTCCTCCACGCGAAATATGCTCTTTAACGGATTGCATAACCGGAGAAAAAGGCGCCATCGCACCGGAGCGAAGATAATCGCCGTAGGAAAATCCGCCGGGGAGAATTACGATTTCGTATTTCTCCGAAAACTGATCCTTGTGCCAAATTTTATCTACCTTTGCCGAATAGAAAGTTTTAAGCACTGTAACGATATCATTATCGCAGTTCGATCCCGGGAACGTTACGACCGCAGCTTTCATGCAGGAATAATCTCGGAGCGGTAGGTTTCGATGACGTGATTGACCAACAATTTCTCGCAAAGTCTCTCTACCGTTTTCTTGGCCGTTTCAATATCGGGAGAATCGAGTTTGACTTCGATGTACTTCCCTACACGAACGTCTTGTACCGATTTTTCTCCCAGTTCCGTAAGAGTCGTTTTTACTGTACTACCTTGCGGGTCCAGAACGGATTCTTTTAAAGTTACGTTAATTCTTGCGATAAACATTGCAGTAACCGGTCCTGTAATTCCTTATAAGCTGCGGTAAGTTCTAAAATCAAACTTCCGGGCAAATCTGGCGGAGGAGGCTGTTTGTTCCAGCCGGACTTTTCCAAATAATTTCGAAGGATCTGCTTGTCCATACTTGGAGGCGTAGTCCCTGTCTTATAGGTTTCTACCGACCAATACCGCGACGAATCGGGAGTCAGAATTTCATCGATCAGAATGACTTGGCCGTCCAGAATCCCGAATTCAAATTTAGTGTCGCAGAGCAGAATCCCCGCCTTACCAACCAGTTCAGCGGCACGGCTGTAGATGGAAATCGATTTTTCCTTAAGAATATTGAAGAGCTCCGTTCCTATCTCGTCTTCCATTCTTTTTTCGGAAATGTTTTCGTCGTGTCCTCTGTCATTTTTAATAGCGGGAGTAAAGGCAGGTTCGGAAAGTTTCTCCGATTCCGATAAACCGGAAGGTAGCTCCTTGAAGGCGAGAGTTCCGTCCTGCTTATATTCCTTCCATCCGGAGCCGGAAAGATAGCCTCGAACTACGCATTCGAAATCGATTCGCTTACATTTCTTCACGAGAACCGAGCGACCGTCCAATTCCTCCGGAAAGTCCCGAAATGGAGCGGGGAATCGAGAAACGTCCGTCGTGATGATATGATTCGGAACATCCTTAAAAAAACGAAACCATTCAGCGGAAATTCTATTTAAAACTTTTCCCTTGTCCGGAACCGTCTGCCGAAATACCACATCGAAGGCGGAGACCCTATCGGTGGAAAGTAATATGAGTTCGCTTCCCAGATCGAATACGTCTCTCACCTTGCCCGTATAGCTGGGCTTTGGAAGTACCGTCATCCTTGTAGTACCATCAGCGCGATGTCGTCGTCGTGAGTGAAATTATTTGAATGAGCGAGAATCTTGTCCAAACAAAGAGTTAGAATATCTTGACCGGACTCTACCGCTTCTTGAAAAATCTTTCTCAGATTCTCTTCTCCTAGAATATTATAATCTTTATCGGTAATTTCAGTCGCGCCGTCAGTATATAAGAGAAGCGAAAAACCCGGCTCAATCGTGATCTCTCTAAATTCATCGTCCGTACCAAGATCGATCGGAATGATCAAAGGCCCCATGCCGGGCAATTCCTCCACCTGACCTTTCTTATAAAGTAATGGAGGAGGATGTCCCCCATTCGCATATTCGAATACCCGATCCTTATTTAGAATTCCATAAAAGAACGTAACGGAAAAATCTTCGGGCAAAATCTTTTCCAATTGCGCCCGTAAGTTCGCGACCTTATCTTCGAGGCTAGGTATTTTTCCCAAATTGGAAACCTGCATCTTTACCATTGCGGATAGCAATGCTGCGGAAGGTCCGTGTCCGGAACAATCCGCGATGAAGAGGTGAAGCTTTTCGTCTTCGACCCATGCATCTATAAAATCTCCTCCGATTTGCATCAAAGGATGAAAGATGGAATTAACTCGAATTCCGTTCCATACCAACGACTTTTCGGGAACAAGTTCCTGCTGAACCCGCCGAGCCATTACGAGTTCCTTTTCATACTTCTTCTTTTGCTGCATTAGCTCGTCTTGAAGATTCTTGATTCGAATGAATGCCCGAATTTTCGCCACGAGTTCCTTGGGCTGAAACGGTTTGTGGAGAAAATCGTCCCCCCCATGAGTGATGGCTTCGTCAAAGCCTAATTCGCGATTATAAGCGGTGATGAATAGGATAGGTAGAAGTTTAAAGCGATCAATTTCCCGTAATTCTTTGCAAAAGGAAAATCCGTCTTGCCCGGGCATGCTCACGTCTAGAAGTAAAATATCCACATGGTTCGTTGCTAAAATCGCCCGAGCTTCCTCGGTATTAATTGCGGTGAATACTTGAAATCCAAGAGGCTTCAGGGTATGAACGAGAAGTTTCAAATTAATGTCCGAGTCATCGACCGCAAGAACGGCGTACTCGGAATATTTCAGCACGCTTTCTGTATTTGTTGCCGTTGACATAGTTTAGAAATCGCTCATTCTTAAAATTGGAAATTAACCGGCCATTTAAATTCGATTCTATTCTAAAGATAGCGCCCGATCCTACCTTTATTCCTCGTCGAGAGGGAGCTCCTCTCTGATTGCAAAAGATTTATCCAGTCTATAAACAAGTCGATACAATACGAGAAAAAGAAGGTGATATCCGAGCACTCCCGCCCAAAATGCCGCCCTCATATCCGGATCCATTCCCCCTTTGCCGAGCACGGATTCCGGATGATTACCTGGATTTTCTACCCAACGAATAGCGCCCCAGGTCATAATTGCGTTCGCAGTACAGATTAAACTCAAGAAAGAGGAAAAAACGTACTTTTTAGAAGAATCCAAAACGAGTCCTCTCAAGAGGAAATATGCAACTAGGCTTAAAACTAGAACAAAGAAGGATTGTAACCGAGCATCCGTAAAATCCCAAGGAGTTCCCCAAGCGCTATAGGCCCAAATCGGTCCCGAAAAAAGAACCCCTACAGCGAACAATAAGGAGATCTTATTAGCCGAAACCGAAAGGGTATCCCAGATTTGCTCTTTTTTCCATAAATAGACGACCGCACAAAAAGAGGAAATGACGGGTCCATAGAGTGCAACCCAAGCGACAGGGACATGAAAATAAAAAATCCGATGGGAAACTCCCTGATCCAAAATCACCGCAGGATAATAAAGACCCAAAATTACCGAAAAAGGAAAGAATGCAAAAAATACGAGGCCAAGAATCCAATCCCAGATCGCATTTGAGAGACGAACAGTCATACACTATGAAGCATGTTTCGGTCGTTTTGTAGGATCAAGTAGAATTACTCGTCGTCCGAAGTCATTTCGACAAGTAACGCACCCATGGACGCGTAAAATACTGAAAAAGCCAAAAGCAATCCAAGCGACCCTATCAGTGTCGAAAGCGGTTGACTGGCAAGTTTTCGTTCCGCTTCCATGCCGTACAAAAAAATCGGAATCGAAAACGGCACGAGCAATAAGGGCAATAGAATTTCTTTCAATCGTGAGGAAAGACTAATATGAGAGAGCCCGACTCCTAAGAACGAGAGAGAGAGAATTCCCGGCAAAAAAAATATCAATTGGTTTCCGAATTCGGCAAGATCCAAAGGAAATGCGGAAAAGAAAAGTGCGAACAATCCAAGGAGGTAAATTCCCGTACTAGAAAGCGCGATAAAAACCAAAAACGATTTGGAAAGAAAAAGGATCCATGGAGATAGAAACAATCTGCTGGCGGTTCCTCCCCCCCCTTCTCTTTCCTCCCAAGTAAACTGTCCTACGAGTACGAATGATGCGACGAATAGCACTGCCCACTTTAAACCGATTAAAGTGATCCGATCCATTTTCCCGTTTCGCTCCAATGCAAAATGAAATAGGAAAACGATGGCGGAAACCAGCACGACTAAGGAAAGAAGTCCGTTACTCGCTCTCCCCATAAGGCGGAGTTCCTTCTTTGCCAAAGAAAAGAAAACTTTCATTTATTAGGCTCCCCTAATTCGAGAATTCTCGTGGGAACTCGTAAAATAAACGACGGATCGTGAGTCACTAGTAGCATGGCCGATTCTTTGCAAACGGATTCTAAAAGCGTTTTTGCGGCTATCGCACCCTCTCCGTCCAAAGCGGTAAGAGGTTCGTCTAACAAATATAAGTCGGAAATCGGAGCCAATGTTCGAATAACGGCAGCTTTCTGCTTCATTCCGCGCGAATAAGAAGAAATGGGATCTTTTCTCCGATTCCACAAGCGAAACTCCTTCAACCAAGTTTCTATCTCGGATGAATCCCGAAACGTTCCGGAGATTCCTCTAAAATATTCCAAATTTTCTTCCAAACTAAGCGTAGTATATAAACCCAATTCATGGCCTAGATAGGAAATCTTCGGATGAACTTGCGATTGAAATCGGAAATTCGAACCGAATTTTCCGTAATGAAGAACCGAGCGTAAAAGCGTCGTTTTTCCGGCTCCGTTTCTTCCTCTTACAAGAAGAGCTTCTCCCGGAAAAACCGAGAAGGATACGTTCTTCAAAATGGACTTTCGTCCGATACTATAGGAGAATCCCGAACATTCCAGGACGGGAGAGATTGTTTGTGTGCCAGCCAATGGGGACAATTTGGGTCAGAAAAGCGATTTTACAAGGCATAAATTTCTCCTTACTTGGAGCAATCTTCCTGTCATTTCTCCTTCCTCAGTCGGATCTTTGGGGACAATTTAAAATCGGGGGAAAAGAATATTCAGGAATTCTTTGGGGAGAAAACGACTTATTAGATCCGGAATTCTACCAAGACGGTAGTTTGCTGCGCACGGATCAGGACTTTATTTTAGCCGCAGGACGAAATTGGAAAGGAGATCCTCCTTCCTCTAAGGGAACTTTCGAATTCGAAGGAAAGCAGATCCAAAATTGCGGCTTCTTTAACAACGAAGCGGTTCAACTCTTACAAACTGCGGATTCCCAAAAACGCAGTGCCGCAATCAAAATGTTGGAAGCGGGAGTACGCTTCGATCCTTCTTTTTTCGCCTTTCGATACAACCTAGGAAGAGCGTATCATATAGATAAGAACTATCAAAAAGCGGTTCTGCAATTCGAATATGCGGCCGCGGAAGTCCCTCAATATTATAGAACTTACGTTCACCTGGGAGTGCTTTCCGAACTTCTGAACGAGCCCATCCAAGCGGTCCTATTCTACAAAAAAGCGGTAGAACGAAATCAATTTCAAACCGAAGCCTTGATACTGTTAGCCGAGCATTATATTAAGACGGATCTGAAAAATAGGGCAAAGATCTATATTCAAAAAGCTCTAACGATCGATCAAAATAGCCCCGACGCGAAATTAGGATTGGCCCGATTGGAGCTCATGGGTGGCCGGGACTACTACGCTTATAAAATCTTTCGAAACACCGATCTTCACGACGACCAAGGCAATAAACGATCCTATAATAAGAAGTTTCATTTTTACTTTGCGGAAACTGCGAGTCGTATCGGCGATTATGTCACGGCTGCAAAGGAATACGAAGAATTGCTTAAGTATCCTAACG is part of the Leptospira broomii serovar Hurstbridge str. 5399 genome and harbors:
- the purQ gene encoding phosphoribosylformylglycinamidine synthase subunit PurQ; the encoded protein is MKAAVVTFPGSNCDNDIVTVLKTFYSAKVDKIWHKDQFSEKYEIVILPGGFSYGDYLRSGAMAPFSPVMQSVKEHISRGGKLFGICNGFQILAEAGYLPGALIRNRNLKYVCKTVGLKKASSANKITGKLPENQVLRVPIAHGDGCYFASEEVRKQLKEEGRILFLYAGENPNGSLDDIAGICSADFKIAGMMPHPERAMNEVTGEMDGKVVLDLILNS
- a CDS encoding ABC transporter ATP-binding protein, encoding MKNVSFSVFPGEALLVRGRNGAGKTTLLRSVLHYGKFGSNFRFQSQVHPKISYLGHELGLYTTLSLEENLEYFRGISGTFRDSSEIETWLKEFRLWNRRKDPISSYSRGMKQKAAVIRTLAPISDLYLLDEPLTALDGEGAIAAKTLLESVCKESAMLLVTHDPSFILRVPTRILELGEPNK
- a CDS encoding heme exporter protein CcmB; the encoded protein is MKVFFSLAKKELRLMGRASNGLLSLVVLVSAIVFLFHFALERNGKMDRITLIGLKWAVLFVASFVLVGQFTWEEREGGGGTASRLFLSPWILFLSKSFLVFIALSSTGIYLLGLFALFFSAFPLDLAEFGNQLIFFLPGILSLSFLGVGLSHISLSSRLKEILLPLLLVPFSIPIFLYGMEAERKLASQPLSTLIGSLGLLLAFSVFYASMGALLVEMTSDDE
- a CDS encoding tetratricopeptide repeat protein is translated as MGTIWVRKAILQGINFSLLGAIFLSFLLPQSDLWGQFKIGGKEYSGILWGENDLLDPEFYQDGSLLRTDQDFILAAGRNWKGDPPSSKGTFEFEGKQIQNCGFFNNEAVQLLQTADSQKRSAAIKMLEAGVRFDPSFFAFRYNLGRAYHIDKNYQKAVLQFEYAAAEVPQYYRTYVHLGVLSELLNEPIQAVLFYKKAVERNQFQTEALILLAEHYIKTDLKNRAKIYIQKALTIDQNSPDAKLGLARLELMGGRDYYAYKIFRNTDLHDDQGNKRSYNKKFHFYFAETASRIGDYVTAAKEYEELLKYPNDPFFTEFSSKIIERRRDLAKRFAEIKALDEEAEKEQ
- the ccsA gene encoding cytochrome c biogenesis protein CcsA, coding for MTVRLSNAIWDWILGLVFFAFFPFSVILGLYYPAVILDQGVSHRIFYFHVPVAWVALYGPVISSFCAVVYLWKKEQIWDTLSVSANKISLLFAVGVLFSGPIWAYSAWGTPWDFTDARLQSFFVLVLSLVAYFLLRGLVLDSSKKYVFSSFLSLICTANAIMTWGAIRWVENPGNHPESVLGKGGMDPDMRAAFWAGVLGYHLLFLVLYRLVYRLDKSFAIREELPLDEE
- a CDS encoding PP2C family protein-serine/threonine phosphatase, giving the protein MSTATNTESVLKYSEYAVLAVDDSDINLKLLVHTLKPLGFQVFTAINTEEARAILATNHVDILLLDVSMPGQDGFSFCKELREIDRFKLLPILFITAYNRELGFDEAITHGGDDFLHKPFQPKELVAKIRAFIRIKNLQDELMQQKKKYEKELVMARRVQQELVPEKSLVWNGIRVNSIFHPLMQIGGDFIDAWVEDEKLHLFIADCSGHGPSAALLSAMVKMQVSNLGKIPSLEDKVANLRAQLEKILPEDFSVTFFYGILNKDRVFEYANGGHPPPLLYKKGQVEELPGMGPLIIPIDLGTDDEFREITIEPGFSLLLYTDGATEITDKDYNILGEENLRKIFQEAVESGQDILTLCLDKILAHSNNFTHDDDIALMVLQG
- a CDS encoding phosphoribosylaminoimidazolesuccinocarboxamide synthase translates to MTVLPKPSYTGKVRDVFDLGSELILLSTDRVSAFDVVFRQTVPDKGKVLNRISAEWFRFFKDVPNHIITTDVSRFPAPFRDFPEELDGRSVLVKKCKRIDFECVVRGYLSGSGWKEYKQDGTLAFKELPSGLSESEKLSEPAFTPAIKNDRGHDENISEKRMEDEIGTELFNILKEKSISIYSRAAELVGKAGILLCDTKFEFGILDGQVILIDEILTPDSSRYWSVETYKTGTTPPSMDKQILRNYLEKSGWNKQPPPPDLPGSLILELTAAYKELQDRLLQCLSQELT
- the purS gene encoding phosphoribosylformylglycinamidine synthase subunit PurS, which translates into the protein MFIARINVTLKESVLDPQGSTVKTTLTELGEKSVQDVRVGKYIEVKLDSPDIETAKKTVERLCEKLLVNHVIETYRSEIIPA